TGACATCTGTGGACTCAAACCTCTCATTTCCCTCCGTCATGGAATTAACTGTACCCAGCAAAACCTACCAATTCCAGGCTTTGCAATAACAATTTTCCCAACATGGTACCCTTTGATCAGATCCTGCCGGCAAACTTCATGTGAATCACTCCTCCCTGCCATCCTGACCAGAAGCAGAAGAGCTTGGCTTGTCTCCCCATACCATCTTAATGGGCTAAGGGCCCCCAAAGAGAAGGCAATTCAAAGGGATAGCTAGCTTTTCTACATAGATAGAATCAAGGGATTCCAGAAGCCCAAAGGTCATCTtcccaaaaaaaaagagttgaggatGTGTACTGTTGGAGATGAAAGTGGGGAGCCAGTGAGACACAAGAATGACCAAAAACTCTGAGAGCATCTGACTGGTTAAGTCTTAGAATTAAAGACTCTCAGGACTGAGAGGGGACCCCCAGTCTCATGACCCCTCTCCAAATGGCCATCCAATAGTGAGCTCTCACCATCATCCCAGCACTCCACACGGCAACTGGACTGAATCGATATAAAGCTTGTCCTTACAAAATGCTGAAACTGGCTCTTCCAATGAGGGTTTTACTGAATAGGCCCATTCTCTGGCCAAGGGACACAGGTGGAAGGAAGGGTCTGGGGGAGTACTGGGCAAAGAGAATGAATACTAAGTTCCTGCTCTAGAATACCCAGGCAATTTTTCCTTAGAAATGAAGACCTGAGGGGAGACACAAAATCCAGAAGTGAAATCACAAAGACAGGACACTGTgtttcttcactttattttttatgttttgtttctcaCTTACCAACACATGTGTAAAATGTGGCAGGCTGTGTTAGTAAAGGAGaagcagggaggggagagaggggcaggAACTAAGCAGCCACGTGGGAAGTCAGGTTGGCCAGGAAGAGCCTCAAGCCCAGAGGTGGCCAGTGACATCCTCCACCAGCTCACCTTCCCATGAGGAATCAGCAATTGCTACTGCTCATACAGCCCCTGCCCTGGACGATTTGGTAAACATGGTAAATAACCTTTCTGTTCCTCCTAATCTTTGTCCCCAACATTCTTCACACATCCTGGGGCCAGAAGGCAAGGTCTGTTCAGGTGCCCCTCCCCTTATCCTGATCCAAGAGATCTCTGTTCCCAGGTCTCAAGGAGTCAACCTCTGGGCAGCATCTGAGCAGCTTGGCTGGGTGGGGCTATCTTGGAGATCTTTCCTGGGGAGGCTTCTTCCAGACCTTGGAGAGCCCTCCCAGAATGCGCTCTGTTTCAGCTACAGGCTTCTCTATTCCAGGGAATATTAAAGGGCCTCTGGTGGATTGAGAACATTGCAGCAGAGGCCTAGAACCTGCCTCTGACACCTGCTCCAATTCTGGGTTCCCCAGGCGGGAAAGGTTTTACCTTCCACCCAGATCAAGACTTCCTGGCACTTATTTGCACATTGACCCCATAGACACTGTGACCCTGTGTTTATGAAAACAGGTATTTTCATCAGAATTGTATTCAGCCCAATAGATTTTCATACTGGCAAGTATTTTCAAGGCAAATGCCACTGAGGACAATTCAATGCCTTGATCAGTTTCCTACATAGTGCAGGTAAGTTTactttttccctgtttttttcctcctttaaataattttcaccAGGATCCATTATTTTCCATGTGTGCCTCAccagatttattttattccttggtGAGTGTTTGGTCCACGTCAAACATCCTCAATTGTCCTGGGGAGTGTTCTCAGGCTGTTCTTGTTTCTACTAAGTCCAATTTTCTCAGGGGAAAATTTTTGGCAGCCCTCTCGCTCATGGGTTTCCCCACGTGCTGTTTTAGCCACAGTGGCTGTTCTCTTGTGGATGATTTCTGGGGGTGGATCTGTGAACCTGGCACTTCTCAGGGAATATGGGGGATGATGGTAGTCTTTTCGTTCCCAAGGATATTCCAGGATGATCCGGGAGATGTTGTACTGGGGTCATGACCATGAACTGGGGTCGAGGTGTCCATCCCACTCCATGTGGGGCTTCTCACCCTCCACTCATGTGGAGGGTGCTTGAAAGAGCACCCTCCCCGCCCTGGATGCCCCGTGCTTCCAGGCTGACCCCTTCCTGCTCCTGGCCCTCTGCCTTCTGTTGCAGAGATGCGCACCCGCATCATGAAGCCTTGTTGGTGGATGCTGTGGCCCCGGAGGCCTGCTGGGCGCGCGATGGGCCAGTAGACGGCGCCGGCCTCGAGGCCCGCAGCAGGCCAAGGCCACGCGAGCGGCCAGCTCCATGCAGCTGGCGCTCGTGGCGGCGAATCTGCACCTTGTGGCGGAAGCGCTCGCCACAGTCCTCGCACACGTAGGGCCGCTCGCCCGAGTGTGTGCGCCGGTGACGCAGCAGATTGGAGGAGACACTGAAGCGCTTGCCGCAGTCGCCACAGGCGTAGGGCCTCTCGCCAGTGTGCGTGCGCTGGTGCTGCACAAGAGCTGAGCTCTCGCTGAAGCGCTTGGAGCAATACGAGCAGGCGTAGGGCTTCTCGCCCGTGTGGATGCGCTGGTGTGTCACCAGGTTGGAGTGCTGCGAGAAGCCCTTGCCGCACTCACCACAGCGGTGCGGCCGCTCGCCGGTGTGCGTGGCCTGGTGCCTCACAAGGTCTGTGCTGCGGCTGAAGCCCTTGCCGCACTCTCCGCAGATGGTCGGCCGGTCTCGTGCGCGCCGTCGCCGCCGCTGCCGTGCTGGAGTGAGCGCGGCGCTGCCCGCTGGGCCCGGGATGGCCACCACTGTTGACGTGGCCACTGCGGGCAGCACCATGAGCTCTTGCAGCACCACGTAGCCTGGGGGGGCCACCACAACAGCCGCTGGAGCCCCTGGGACAGTCGCCGCGCTGCTCCCTGCAGCGGGAACCAGCTCCAGCTGCAGTTCAGGCTGCACAGGGGTCAGCTCCAGTTGCACCTCCTGCTGCTGGGTGCCCAGCTCCACGGGGGTGAGCTCCAGCTGCACCTCCTGCTGCTCCAGCTGCTCCTGCTCTAGCTGCTGCTGCTCCAACTGTTGCTCCAGCTGCTGCAACTGCTCCTGCAGTTTGAGTTGCAGCTGCCGCTGCTCCTCCTGCCGCTCCAGTTCCTGCTGCCGCTCTAGCTCCTGCCGCTGCTGCTCCAGCTCCTGCTCTGACCCCAGGTCCACTGGCATGAGCTCCAgttccacctcttcctcctcctctggctcCATTGGAGGAGGCTGCTGTTGCTGTAGCTGTTCCTGATGCTGTTGCAATagctgttgctgttgctgctgctgtaactgctcctgctgctgcagcAATAGCTGCTGCTGTATCTgtgcctgctgctgctgcaggagcTGCTGCTGTAACTGTGCCTGTTGTTGGTGCTGCAACAACTGTTGTTGTAACTGTTCCTGCTGCTGTAACAACAGTAGTTGCTGTTGGTGTAGCTGTTCCTGATGCTGTTGGAACTGTTGCTGCTGTAATTGTTCCTGCTGTTGTAACAGTTGCTGCTGTTGTAGCAGTTGCTGCTGCTGTAACTGTTGTTGCTCTTGTACTTGCTGCTGCTGTAACTGTGCCTGTTGCTGCTGCAAGAGCTGTTGTTCTTGCACTTGCTGCTGTAACTGTGCCTGTTGCTGCTGCAAGAGCTGTTGTTCTTGCACTTGCTGCTGTAACTGTGCCTGTTGCTGCTGTAAGAGCTGTTGCTCTTGCACTTGCTGCTGTAACTGTGCCTGTTGCTGCTGTAACTGTTGTTGCTCTTGCACTTGCTGCTGTAACTGTTCCTGTTGCTGCGGTAACAGCTGTTGTTCTTGCACTTGCTGCTGTAACTgttcctgttgctgctgtaaGAGCTGTTGCTCTTGTACTTGCTGCTGTAACTgttcctgttgctgctgtaaGAGCTGTTGCTCTTGTACTTGCTGCTGTAACTGTgcctgttgctgctgtaacaataGTTGCTCTTGCACGTGCTGTTCCTGTAGCAGTGCCTGTTGCTGTTGTAACAGCTGCTGTTCTTGTACTTGTTGCTGTAACTGTTCCTGCTGCTGTTGCAAAAGTTGTTGCTTTTGCACTTCCTGCTGTAACTGTTCCTGCTGCTGTAACTGTTTCTCTTGCACTTGCTCTGGTACCTGTCCCTGTTGTTGTATTACCTGCACTTGTGGTTTCAGTTCTTGGTGTTGCACAGATTGGTGGTTTTCCTGTAGCTCCAGCTGTAGTTGAGGCAGATGCTGTTGCCCAtcctgctgttgctgctgctgttgcatTTCTGGCTGATGTTCTAATAGTTGCTTCTGTGGTTGCTGCTGTTGAGGCTGCTCCTGCTGGGGCTGTTCTTGCAGCTCTGGCTGCTGCTCTAGCTGTTGCAGTAGCAGCTCTTGTTGTCCTGGCTGGGCTTCTTCAGCAATGTTACTGGCCCCTACTGGGGCTGACACTGATGGCTGTTGTGGGCCACTGCGCCCCTCCtgagcctcttcctcctcctgactCTCACTCCCACCGCTGCCACCTGTAGTGGAAATGGCAGGAAGCTAGGAGAGAAGGATCTATAGGAAGCTCTCTAGTCTAGCCCTCTAGGACCTGCCCATATACAGTCACTCAAGGACACACTAACAAGTTCTCAGCAGGGACCCAAAAATGTTAGATCAATTGATAATAGCAGCATGACAGAAACTGAAATGCCAGGGGTGGGGGATGTCCAAGTGACCATTGGTCACTATACTCTAGACCCCCCCCGACCCCTCCTCTGGGCCTCCCTTCACACAAGCTCCATGGTTAGATCTTGGCACCAATATTAGCATGGGTGACTGGGGCTCCCAACATCATTCCTTCAGGAGTCCCTTGCACTTCACTGTCCAGTGGAAATCCCAGCAGCCATTCCAACAGTCCAGCTCATGCTCAACTCTGACCTCAGTGACGGTCACatcttaaataaatgaaacttgCCTTCtctgtaaataataaaacatttctgtAAAGCTGCCTAGAAGGACTACCACAAGTAGTTTCTAGAAATCACCAAAGTATCAGAGAGACTATCAGGTTTCAGGTGGGAAGTCCTCATTTGAGAACCTAATTCTTCCAGTTCAACTGTTCAACTTCCTACAGACTCAAAGGCCCTGCATGTTCCCCAGAACCCAGCAGGTGCTTGAAAATTACCTCTCCCGACAGGTTAGGAATTAGTCTATGGAGTAACAACAGTTCGGAAATACTCAGGATACAACTAGCTCCATTTGAAGCACCTAAAGACCAAATAGAAAGGAATGGAAAGAACTAAGAGCCCCAAGTCAACACAAAGGCTGGCCAATTAGTTAACTGCTGGGAACCTCAGTTTCTCCTTTTGCAAAAAGAGCTATACCCTCAGAGACACAGTGAGAACTGGGATAAATATAGAGCCCCAGTGTTGTGCGAGGCGCAGAGGAAATCTTGCACATACAGGAGCACACTGGCTATGTTCTGCCTTCAGCACAATGTCCACATTCAGCTTCTCATTCTGAATATTACTGTTGTGCTATCAGAAAATCCTAATTCTTCTTTATAAGTGTGAGTCAAGGAGCTTTCTCCACCTCAGACTGATTTCAACACGTGTTCTTCCTACAGCATCATATTTTCAATCATGAAATGGAAAGCAATGGTTTGattgataaaattttactttctgagggctggggttgtagctcaggggcagagcccttgccttgcatgtgtgagaccctgggttcaatcctcagtaccacataaaaataaattttatttatttatttatttatttatcatccatctacaacttaaataaataaataaattttactttctggCCACTTTTCCAGGAATATACTGATTTAATAAAAACAtaggatatttacatattttacatttaataaaaacagaggatatttgcatacatataattccttttagaaaaatatttttaacaaccCTTGCTTAGTATAATAGGTCAATGACAGCCCTTTCCTTAGACACTCACACCAATTGGGGGTTCTCTGATGATGGATGAAGACAGCCATGAAAACCTGTCCCTATAGCAGGACTGAAGTCTCTTAGACACCCCCTTCTCCCACCTCCTCTGGAAGCCACAGATCATACCTCTGTGTGACTCTCCTCCTTTCTAGCTTAGCTACTTAGCCACTGTGACTTCCTagggcagcatttttttttcacctttaatAGAGACACTTTAGTAAATATGTAGTTACATGTTGCCTGACATGTATAACCTCATAAGATTTTTTGTCAGTTCAATGTATAAGTCAGAAGAGTCCCTGTTTAGTGTACTTGCCCCCATTGTCCCAGGCCCTACTCAGGTCCTTAAAGCACCCAACAGGAAACAGTCTCATGAGTATGGCCACCATAGAAGGCTCACCCAGATGGGTCCCAGAGGGAGAGCTCTTGGAAGATTTGGTGAAGCCACATTTTTGCCTCTGAGCATCAGGTAGAGAAAAACATAGGGAAGCAGAGGTCAGGAGAAGTGGACAAGGAGAGAAACCTCAGGGAAGGGAGCGAGCATCTGAGGCACAAGCTGCAGAGGAGGAATGGCTTTCTGTTCCTCAACTCCTTTTGGGAACCAGAGCAGGGTGCAGGGTGGCCCCACACACAGTGGGACAGTGGAGGTCACTGGGCTGCTGGGGCAACTGAGCAGCAGAGTCAGGCCAGCATATAAGTGGGGGTCAGGGCAGAGGCCATCAGTACTTCCAGGGTACCCCTCATAACAAGAGAGCAGCCTGATAGAGATGCCAAAAAAAATTCCAGGACAAACCTGCAGTTGTTATTCAAGGCATGGAAGCTAGCAGGTGTGAAGCAGTGCAGGGGGATGGCTGCCCTGGGGCATCTCTGTACCGGCACACCTGGGCATCTCTGCACCTGCATACCTGGGGCATCTCTGTACGAGCATACCTGGGGCTCTGTCAGAAGGTCCCTGCTAGGAGCCTCTGCCTCCAGCACTCACCTGAGAGGGCAGCAGGCCCTGGACCCCCATCCTCAAGACAGCGCAGCTCCAACACAAAGGTCTCTGTGGCTGGCCCCACCTCCATCCTGGTGGTCACACCGGGGTCCCCAGGAGCCGGCTGTgctgagaagaaggaaagaagctgTTCAGATAGGAGGTGGTTGCAGCTCCTGGTCCCTGTTGCTGTGCAGAACAGCTGGCAGGCCAGCTTCTTCTGACTATTATTCACAGGATTCCATCTTCACCTGATCAGGCTGCTCCTAATTGAGACACAACTGTGGGGATTAGCCACTCACAAAGGTTGGGAGCTAGAGCCACAGAAGAAGCATTAGGGGTCCTCTTGGACCATCTAAGTCACGTTCCCTGACCGCTTCAAACATGGGCCTGTTGGTCTCCAGGGACTCCAGTGTCACAGTCTGCTCTGGGAGCTCACCAGCTCTCTGGAAAGGCAGGTGCCCAGAGCACTGTAAGCCATGGCAGGGCGGCCTGCCTGTCTGTGCTCCTCAGAGGTGGCCTCCTTGCAGAGGTGGCCCCACATCCAggcctcccttccccacccagaTTGCCTCCAGCTCCCTCTGGCCTGTCAAAGTCAGCCCAACCCTCCTAAGAAGGGCGTCTGGGCACCCAGCGTGAATTCCCCTGGGCCTCACCTGGTACAGCATTTCCTGCTGGCTGCAGCCTCTGCACTAGGGGAGGTGTGGTCAGCAGAGGCTGCAAGGTGAAGGCCACAGCATTCAGCCGGCTCCTTCCGGAGGCGCCTCCATCCAGAAAGAGCCTGGGAGGCGCCTGCCACCCTGGGGCCTTTCTGGGCACTCGGCAGGGTTTGCGCTGTCAGAGATGCCCAGGTCGCCCTGGGCCAAGACAAGGGGTAGAGTGGAGTTCCCGGGCAGAAGTTAGTGGAGACTCTCGGGCGGGGGCGAGGACAGGAGGCAGAGCCCCGAATTCCGCGCGGGACTCAAGGCTGGCCCTGCGGGACCATCGCGCGCAGCAGGGCCGGGGCCAAAGCCCTAGGTTGGCGCTGCAGGGTGGCGGGGTCTTGGGTTGGCTGGGGACGGGCGACACAGGTCCTGGACGGCCGCCGGCCACAGGTGCCCAGAGCCCGAGGGCGGCCTGGACCGGGCCGCGCTGGCCGGGGCGAGGGGCGGGCGCCACGGCCGGGCCGGGTCCCCGTTCGCTCGCCCGCCCGCCAGTGCGTGCGTCCGTGCGGGCAGCTGGCCGGGCCGGGGCGGGGGCGCGGGGGCCGGCACAGGAAGTCCCCCCGGCATCCGCATCCTGTCCCCCGCCCCTGCCGCCCGCTGCGCCCCCGCGCCCCGGCCcccgcagccgccgccgccgctgccgccgccgctctAGGCCGCCACCAGCTCGGTGGGCTTAACCCTTCCCGGCCCGGCCACTCACCCGGGCGGGGGGATAAGATGCGCGGCCCTGTGTGTGTCCCGGGCCGCCTGGTGCCGAGCGCAGCGCGCGCTGTGCAGCATCCCTGGTGCGCGTATCCGCGCTCCACCGTTGGCCACTGTAGCTGCATGGATGCGGGGAAAGGGGGCTCCCAGCCAGGCCCCTGCTACCCACTGAAGGGCAGGGGTGGCCTCAGGACACCCCTGGCAAGGGTACAAATCATGGCTAATTGGCACTTAATTAGAAGAACTCAGTTAATGAGGAGGTCCCATCCTGGCCCCGGTAGGTCCCCAGAGAGGCAGACCAGGTTCACACTTTGGACCCCTTCTCCTGGACCCTGATTTGGCTAGGACAGGCAGGCAGATAAACAGCTGTAATACAAATGGACCCAATGGACCATCAGGACCACCCTTTGAACTGGCAGAGCTGGCTCATCCTTCTCTGTGTCTTTGCTCCCTTTCTCTAGTCACAAGATCCCTGTAGTCAGGCCCTCCTAcctctcccaccctctgccctcctccaggCGCTTCTCTCCAGCTGTGTTGGGTCATGATCTTTgtggcttctttttctttcctgtcatGCCAGGCTGCTTCCTCTGTGGGTTATGGGTCTCCTCACAGGGAGTCCTGACCTGATCATCTCCATATCCCCTCACGTTATTTTCCTGTCTTCAGAACATAGACCTCTCCAATCTAGAGAATTCACTTGAAGATTGTGCTGCTCACATTCTCTAGAAAAACCCAAAGAGCTGGTAACGGGAAGCCTTTCCTGGAGTGGAGTGGGAATGCCTCACTGGAGAGAGTCAAGGGCTGTCTTGGAGTCATAGTCCTGCCTACCTTCCTGGCTCCCTACCTACAACACTATTGCACATGTGGATTCTTCCCAGTACCCAAAGGCATGGGAGTTTGGGGTTTGTCCAGTGGCTCTTGCCTGAAAACCTTGTGCTCACAGCTCCAGAGGACAGAGGCTCACATTGGATTCATTGGGGGAACAAGTGCAGCAATAAGCACAATAACCTGGGCTTATGGGGACCTCCTGTAACTAGataatttgagacagggtaatACCTGTCAGCCAGAGGTGCAAGCACAAGTGAGTCAACAAGGAGGATGTGGATAAAGGGTGGTTGCACACTTCCCTCCCCTGGGAGGGCCCAGGGTGAGGGAAGGCAGAGCTAtctgcttcctcctctgcctAGGAGACTGCAGATTCCCCAGGACCACCTCACTCCTCCTATCTTTAAGCCTCTCCCTCTGCTGGATTCTTTCCAATAGCATTTTCACATCGTCAGGGCTCTCCCATCTTCAATCATGAAACCCCACCTATCTCTTCTCTAAccattcctcctcctctgccccatCACTCCACCCAGACACCTCCCTGTAACCTCCATGTCTAAATCCCTCATCTTCTCCTGTCCAGAGTTCCTCTAGGCCACACTGACCTTCTACTGGGCTGCTGAAAGAAAAACACCTGGTTCTCTCCTCCTCTTGGTTGGTCTACCCCTTCTCTGTGGACTGTGCGTCCTTCTGTAGGTTCATGTTCACCTCTGCATAATTATAACATGCAGTAAGGGGGTCAGAAGGAAGCAACAACCGTTTTCTCTCTGTGAGTATTTCTCCTGTCCATTCCTGAGCACCTGACCCAACagccacatttttcttcttttttgtttctttactttttatcaaAGGTGATATACATACCTAGTTGAATAAGTCCAACAATTCTATAAGGCTTTTAGCAACAGCAACACAAacctctcctcccttctgcttccatttccatttttcctgtgcttttgccACGTTTTTAAATAACATGCTTATAATgttattacttgattttttttccatcttagaCAGTATCCATTAGAAGCTGAAGACAAATCTAAACCACATATCCATGGGCacactttccctctcctcctgctgtTGTATAATAAGGAATTTGTTTGTCGTTACCCTCTGTTCTTGGGGATGAGCTTTATGCCAAAGAGGCGACCCCTAGCAGGCCTTTAGGTAACTTCAGGATCAATCACACCAGAAAGACACTCTGTCTTTCATGTTAGAGGTTGAGGTGTTGAGCTGTGTGATATCAACCTGACCCCTGGTGAGAAATTGGGACTGACATTTTACTTTAATCATGTGGCCAATGATTCAATGCATATGCCTAGGTAATGAAACCTCCCAcccacacaaacaaaacaaaacaaaattctggaGGTCAAGATTCCTGGCTGGTGGTCAACAGCAATGTGCCAGAGGGTGAGAATATGGAAGCACTATATTCAGGTCCCTTCCAGGCCTTACCTTATAGGTCACCTCATAGACCATGGCTGGTACTGGTTTATATTCTTTAAAGTAAAACTATAATCATAACATTGTGCTTTTCTGAGTTCTGTGTGTTGCTCTAGTGAATTATTAAACCTGAGTTGGTCATGGGAACTTCCAAATATGAAGCCAGATGGTTAAGAGTGGACTGGGCACTTGCAACTGGTGTCTAAAGTAATAGCAGGCTTGTTGGAATCTTCTACCTGGAGCCACCAGGTAGTGGAACCTCAGTCTGGCTGAGCCTAGAAAAGTCCAGCCAGGAAAACAGAAGAACTCTTAAATAATTACACAGAACACTGAACACAGATGgctaaaaatatgttaaaagggTTGCAGTACCACCAAGGGGAAGATGAGAATACTGGAAATTAGTATCCCTAGGACAAGAGGAGCAAAGAGGAAAAGTGATACTGTAGGGAATCACAGAGCTATTCAAGAAATTGCTGTATGTTGGGAGCGGCGGCAGCATGGTtggaaatgggaaaatgaagCAAGAACCTAGAAGCCCACACTCACCAGCCATCACTGAAGGTGCCACCAGAAGCAAGAATTGTCCTACGTCCCAACCAGACTTCTGATCTCTCAGAATCTAGCCAGAAGTCAGCTAGCCAGGGAGTCCTGGAAATGTAGTTTGCAGCCTTCCAGTCTCCTGCCATATTGAGGAGAGCAGGAAGCCAAATCAAGAGGCAATGGATAAATAACTGGCATATTCAATGAGTCTGTAGAGTAGGGCCATTGGCAGCCCATTTGGAAATGTGGACATTTGGGGGCTAAGCTGCTGAGAATAATGCTGGAGCTACCACTGGTTATCTATTGGGAAGTagattttcctccttctcctcctccttttcctccttctcctcctccttttcctcctactactccttcttttcctcctactCTTCCTTCTTCtgatggggtcttgctgtgttgcctaggctggggttgaacccatcaatcttcctgcctcagccctctaaGTAG
The sequence above is drawn from the Urocitellus parryii isolate mUroPar1 chromosome 9, mUroPar1.hap1, whole genome shotgun sequence genome and encodes:
- the Znf853 gene encoding zinc finger protein 853 isoform X2, with translation MEVGPATETFVLELRCLEDGGPGPAALSGGSGGSESQEEEEAQEGRSGPQQPSVSAPVGASNIAEEAQPGQQELLLQQLEQQPELQEQPQQEQPQQQQPQKQLLEHQPEMQQQQQQQDGQQHLPQLQLELQENHQSVQHQELKPQVQVIQQQGQVPEQVQEKQLQQQEQLQQEVQKQQLLQQQQEQLQQQVQEQQLLQQQQALLQEQHVQEQLLLQQQQAQLQQQVQEQQLLQQQQEQLQQQVQEQQLLQQQQEQLQQQVQEQQLLPQQQEQLQQQVQEQQQLQQQQAQLQQQVQEQQLLQQQQAQLQQQVQEQQLLQQQQAQLQQQVQEQQLLQQQQAQLQQQQVQEQQQLQQQQLLQQQQLLQQQEQLQQQQFQQHQEQLHQQQLLLLQQQEQLQQQLLQHQQQAQLQQQLLQQQQAQIQQQLLLQQQEQLQQQQQQQLLQQHQEQLQQQQPPPMEPEEEEEVELELMPVDLGSEQELEQQRQELERQQELERQEEQRQLQLKLQEQLQQLEQQLEQQQLEQEQLEQQEVQLELTPVELGTQQQEVQLELTPVQPELQLELVPAAGSSAATVPGAPAAVVVAPPGYVVLQELMVLPAVATSTVVAIPGPAGSAALTPARQRRRRRARDRPTICGECGKGFSRSTDLVRHQATHTGERPHRCGECGKGFSQHSNLVTHQRIHTGEKPYACSYCSKRFSESSALVQHQRTHTGERPYACGDCGKRFSVSSNLLRHRRTHSGERPYVCEDCGERFRHKVQIRRHERQLHGAGRSRGLGLLRASRPAPSTGPSRAQQASGATASTNKAS
- the Znf853 gene encoding zinc finger protein 853 isoform X1, which produces MLYQPAPGDPGVTTRMEVGPATETFVLELRCLEDGGPGPAALSGGSGGSESQEEEEAQEGRSGPQQPSVSAPVGASNIAEEAQPGQQELLLQQLEQQPELQEQPQQEQPQQQQPQKQLLEHQPEMQQQQQQQDGQQHLPQLQLELQENHQSVQHQELKPQVQVIQQQGQVPEQVQEKQLQQQEQLQQEVQKQQLLQQQQEQLQQQVQEQQLLQQQQALLQEQHVQEQLLLQQQQAQLQQQVQEQQLLQQQQEQLQQQVQEQQLLQQQQEQLQQQVQEQQLLPQQQEQLQQQVQEQQQLQQQQAQLQQQVQEQQLLQQQQAQLQQQVQEQQLLQQQQAQLQQQVQEQQLLQQQQAQLQQQQVQEQQQLQQQQLLQQQQLLQQQEQLQQQQFQQHQEQLHQQQLLLLQQQEQLQQQLLQHQQQAQLQQQLLQQQQAQIQQQLLLQQQEQLQQQQQQQLLQQHQEQLQQQQPPPMEPEEEEEVELELMPVDLGSEQELEQQRQELERQQELERQEEQRQLQLKLQEQLQQLEQQLEQQQLEQEQLEQQEVQLELTPVELGTQQQEVQLELTPVQPELQLELVPAAGSSAATVPGAPAAVVVAPPGYVVLQELMVLPAVATSTVVAIPGPAGSAALTPARQRRRRRARDRPTICGECGKGFSRSTDLVRHQATHTGERPHRCGECGKGFSQHSNLVTHQRIHTGEKPYACSYCSKRFSESSALVQHQRTHTGERPYACGDCGKRFSVSSNLLRHRRTHSGERPYVCEDCGERFRHKVQIRRHERQLHGAGRSRGLGLLRASRPAPSTGPSRAQQASGATASTNKAS